From one Trifolium pratense cultivar HEN17-A07 linkage group LG1, ARS_RC_1.1, whole genome shotgun sequence genomic stretch:
- the LOC123918626 gene encoding protein VAPYRIN-LIKE-like, with the protein MDRLVKAEFKEVELNFQKNQKCFTSFKLTNLMHTMSVAVSLTTTNPSTFSINKPLSVIPPLSSSTYTLHLSNMNQPPLSDPADVITVRTSMLPTGKANTEDLRRLFNKPGPHVFRDAVITVTLVGPTVAEFIISNYDSVAETRNLFAKAISVCEKSYLTSLLKPAVESGQLDYVADLIAAGGDASLTDSNGRSLIPSAIRTGKLDVLKLLVASGSRINDSVDFVLHEAAVLDRIDIVKFLLEIFSEELDVNSTNTESKTPIHVAAMEGHVSVIQFLVSIGANPNAVDSQKWTPLHHAASRNHLKAVEFLLENSDVKYAKELNGKTAFELAEERDHTRLFGLLRWGDALLRAARVDDVHALKKCLAAGAEVNRKDQNGWTPLHWASFKGRIKSVKILLEHGAEVDSVDDAGYTPLHCAAEAGHLQVALVLIAHGGCQTNLKSFQHVSPIGSFQKHVSQSLHYSKKSEFIA; encoded by the coding sequence ATGGATAGGTTGGTGAAAGCAGAGTTCAAGGAAGTGGAGCTTAACTTTCAGAAGAATCAAAAGTGCTTCACCTCCTTCAAGCTCACAAATCTCATGCACACCATGTCTGTTGCAGTTTCTCTAACAACAACAAATCCATCAACTTTTTCTATCAACAAACCATTATCAGTAATTCCACCACTCTCTTCATCAACATACACACTTCATCTCTCAAACATGAATCAACCACCTCTCTCTGATCCTGCTGATGTCATCACCGTTAGAACTTCCATGCTTCCAACTGGTAAAGCCAACACAGAAGATCTCCGTCGTCTGTTCAACAAACCTGGCCCCCACGTTTTCCGCGATGCGGTTATAACCGTCACCTTAGTAGGTCCCACCGTCGCCGAGTTCATCATCTCAAACTATGATTCAGTTGCCGAAACTCGTAACCTCTTCGCGAAAGCGATATCTGTTTGTGAGAAATCGTATCTCACGAGTTTGCTGAAACCTGCCGTGGAAAGCGGACAATTGGACTACGTCGCCGATCTTATTGCTGCCGGTGGAGACGCGAGCTTAACGGATTCAAACGGTCGATCGCTTATTCCTTCGGCAATCAGAACCGGGAAACTCGATGTTCTGAAGCTTCTAGTAGCTTCTGGTAGCAGAATCAACGATTCGGTGGATTTTGTTTTGCACGAAGCCGCAGTTTTAGATCGAATCGATATCGTGAAGTTTCTGTTAGAAATTTTCTCCGAAGAATTGGACGTGAATTCGACAAACACCGAATCGAAGACACCGATTCACGTGGCAGCGATGGAAGGTCACGTGAGCGTGATCCAGTTTCTCGTTTCGATCGGAGCAAATCCTAACGCCGTAGATTCTCAAAAGTGGACCCCACTGCATCACGCAGCGTCGAGAAACCACTTAAAAGCGGTGGAGTTTCTATTAGAAAACTCCGACGTGAAATACGCGAAGGAGTTAAACGGAAAAACCGCGTTTGAATTAGCGGAGGAGCGTGACCACACGCGCTTATTCGGTTTACTCCGTTGGGGAGACGCGCTTTTGCGCGCGGCGAGAGTGGACGATGTACACGCGCTAAAGAAGTGTTTAGCGGCAGGAGCAGAAGTGAATAGAAAGGATCAGAATGGGTGGACCCCACTACATTGGGCTTCGTTTAAAGGTAGAATAAAAAGTGTTAAGATTTTGTTGGAACATGGTGCTGAAGTTGATAGTGTTGATGATGCTGGTTATACTCCTTTGCATTGTGCTGCTGAAGCTGGACATTTGCAAGTTGCTTTGGTTTTGATTGCTCATGGTGGTTGTCAAACTAATCTTAAGAGTTTTCAACATGTTTCTCCAATTGGTTCTTTTCAAAAACATGTTTCTCAATCTCTTCATTATAGTAAAAAATCTGAGTTCATAGCTTGA